From Lysobacter lycopersici:
CACCACCAGCCGCTGGTGCTGCTGGGCGCGGAATCGTTCCCGTTGCGCTTGCGAAAATTGCTCGACGGCCTGTGGGCGCTGGTCGAGGAATACCGCCCGGACGAAGTCGCGATCGAGGAAGTGTTCCTCTCCAACAACGCGATGAGCGCGCTCAAGCTCGGGCAGGCCCGCGGCGCGGCGATCGGTGCCTGCGTCGCGCGTGATTTGCCGGTCAGCGAATACGCCGCGCGCCAGGTCAAGCTCGCGGTGGTCGGCACCGGCGGCGCGGACAAGGCGCAGGTGCAGCACATGGTCGGGCTGATGCTGAACCTGCAGGGAAAATTGCAGGCTGACGCCGCCGACGCGCTCGCGGTCGCGATCACGCATGCGCATG
This genomic window contains:
- the ruvC gene encoding crossover junction endodeoxyribonuclease RuvC — protein: MTRILGIDPGSQRTGVGIIDVAPDGSMRHVHHQPLVLLGAESFPLRLRKLLDGLWALVEEYRPDEVAIEEVFLSNNAMSALKLGQARGAAIGACVARDLPVSEYAARQVKLAVVGTGGADKAQVQHMVGLMLNLQGKLQADAADALAVAITHAHVRASANRLGVDARTAWGRR